In Legionella spiritensis, the following proteins share a genomic window:
- a CDS encoding Lpg1974 family pore-forming outer membrane protein, whose amino-acid sequence MIVSRRIFVTINLTSLLLCYSVMGVTATTPDAKPQNISSKTSIRKEIADSNKTDFYAGLLYIKPYSDNLKYATFVSGTQPYYQSWHYQAIDPDYSPAFELGFNYAVPQTPYGAAVDWIHLDSTDTSFKQASRNTDLSTVEFVAPPYEMSPPVFGIKRVDSKARFEFDGVLVNAVKMVTYGQHLQAKFFGGLNILRLNQRVTTTFSDYAGTPGTPYSYPLPPDPSFSFKTETVSEYLGAGPDVGVNVQYKMDSGFGILGQFSGSLTVGRIKTQDNFTSTSARLTTLGIGTSHQNITAPNATQVVPGADGKLGVFYNYQKPGSPNLTIEAGYRIAAYLNAISTINPGTLVQPGTVIVTPEFSTGTMAIVSTEATSRPFNFNGPYINLKMAMA is encoded by the coding sequence ATGATTGTATCCAGGCGTATTTTTGTAACCATTAATCTGACATCCTTGCTGTTATGTTACTCAGTGATGGGAGTCACGGCGACAACACCTGATGCCAAGCCTCAAAATATATCGAGCAAGACGTCAATCCGTAAAGAAATAGCAGACAGTAACAAAACGGATTTTTATGCCGGATTGCTATATATCAAACCCTACAGCGACAATCTAAAATACGCAACGTTTGTCTCGGGCACACAGCCTTACTATCAAAGCTGGCATTATCAGGCTATTGATCCTGATTATTCCCCCGCATTCGAATTAGGGTTCAACTACGCGGTTCCTCAAACGCCTTATGGTGCGGCAGTGGACTGGATCCATCTGGACTCCACCGACACTTCCTTTAAACAGGCTTCTCGAAATACTGACTTATCAACGGTCGAGTTTGTTGCGCCCCCTTATGAAATGAGTCCTCCTGTTTTTGGTATCAAAAGAGTAGACAGTAAAGCCAGGTTTGAGTTTGACGGTGTATTGGTAAATGCCGTAAAAATGGTGACGTACGGGCAGCATTTACAAGCAAAATTTTTTGGCGGCCTCAATATTTTGCGTTTAAATCAGCGAGTTACCACAACGTTCAGTGATTACGCCGGAACTCCGGGCACACCCTACAGTTACCCACTCCCGCCGGATCCTTCCTTTTCATTTAAAACCGAAACGGTTTCGGAATATCTGGGTGCAGGACCGGACGTGGGCGTTAATGTGCAATATAAGATGGATTCCGGGTTTGGGATTCTTGGTCAATTTTCAGGATCACTGACCGTCGGAAGAATTAAAACACAGGATAATTTCACCTCCACATCCGCGCGGTTAACCACTCTGGGCATTGGAACCAGCCACCAGAATATAACAGCACCCAATGCCACACAGGTCGTTCCAGGTGCTGATGGCAAACTGGGCGTGTTTTATAATTATCAGAAACCTGGCTCGCCTAATCTGACAATAGAAGCCGGTTATCGCATAGCGGCTTATCTAAATGCAATATCCACAATTAATCCGGGAACCCTGGTGCAACCTGGAACCGTTATTGTGACGCCCGAGTTTTCAACGGGAACCATGGCGATAGTTTCTACGGAAGCTACAAGCAGGCCATTTAATTTTAACGGCCCATATATCAATCTAAAAATGGCGATGGCTTAA
- a CDS encoding DUF423 domain-containing protein produces MTASVSETIMSRRFIAIGALSAMIATILGAFAAHALQEKLTKYQIHVFQTGIFYQFIHSLALLFVGMILLHFNKRLIQISGWFFFMGILFFSGSLYLISLLQINTIGIITPIGGACFIIGWSLLAVGVSCSKSKC; encoded by the coding sequence ATGACAGCTTCTGTTTCTGAAACAATAATGTCCAGGCGTTTTATCGCTATTGGGGCTTTATCTGCCATGATAGCCACAATATTGGGTGCATTTGCCGCACACGCGTTGCAAGAAAAACTAACAAAATACCAGATCCATGTTTTTCAAACCGGGATTTTTTATCAATTCATCCATAGCCTGGCTTTATTATTCGTCGGGATGATTTTATTGCACTTTAATAAACGACTGATACAAATATCAGGATGGTTTTTTTTCATGGGCATTCTATTTTTTTCAGGGAGTTTATATTTAATAAGTTTGCTGCAAATAAACACCATTGGAATTATTACCCCAATTGGTGGCGCATGCTTTATTATTGGCTGGAGTTTACTGGCTGTTGGAGTTTCCTGTTCTAAATCAAAATGTTAA
- a CDS encoding carboxymuconolactone decarboxylase family protein: MRLSENRFQKIPWYLKPFFWNQKRKYGQYLEPAKVWASIPGLFLSLISIVGVLERKRSPVSPVIRSLVSIRVSQMNWCSFCVDLNSLIIMKRIKNNEKADALERWRESTIFSPDEIAALDYAEQMTDNRQQVTDTCFEQLKEHFDEAAIVELTALIAFQNMSSKFNSALGIEPQGLCKKK, translated from the coding sequence ATGCGTTTGTCAGAGAACCGCTTTCAAAAAATCCCCTGGTACTTGAAGCCATTTTTCTGGAATCAGAAGCGAAAATATGGCCAGTATCTGGAGCCTGCTAAAGTATGGGCCAGTATTCCAGGACTTTTTCTTTCCCTTATCAGCATCGTTGGCGTCCTTGAGCGCAAGCGTTCTCCGGTTTCCCCGGTTATTCGATCGTTGGTCAGCATACGGGTATCGCAAATGAACTGGTGTTCTTTTTGTGTGGATTTGAATTCATTAATTATAATGAAACGTATCAAAAACAATGAAAAAGCTGACGCGCTTGAGAGATGGCGAGAGTCGACGATATTTTCACCGGACGAGATCGCCGCCCTTGATTACGCCGAGCAAATGACCGATAACAGGCAGCAGGTGACGGATACCTGTTTTGAACAATTAAAAGAACATTTTGATGAAGCGGCTATTGTAGAGCTTACCGCATTGATTGCCTTTCAGAATATGTCGAGTAAATTTAACAGCGCTTTAGGTATTGAACCGCAGGGATTGTGTAAGAAAAAATGA
- a CDS encoding carboxymuconolactone decarboxylase family protein, whose protein sequence is MAEYYQMKTALKGKDDADDKAKELFERSEKELKMIPNLYKAMANAPEILKSYMDGYQGFREHSGFTPAEQEVVFLVISYENGCEYCMAAHSTMADFYSNVPREVTDAIREDKSIEDKKLSALASMTREMLLSRGRPESSVVEDFLNAGYSEKQLLDIVLAISVKTLSNYTNHLFNTPVDNVFKAREYKVVQFAARVFNYLKHKL, encoded by the coding sequence ATGGCGGAATATTATCAAATGAAGACAGCCCTGAAAGGCAAAGACGATGCGGATGACAAGGCGAAGGAATTATTTGAGCGCTCGGAAAAGGAACTCAAAATGATCCCCAATCTTTACAAGGCGATGGCCAATGCTCCGGAAATTCTGAAATCTTATATGGATGGCTATCAGGGCTTTCGTGAACATTCCGGTTTTACTCCCGCCGAGCAGGAAGTGGTCTTTCTGGTCATTAGTTACGAGAATGGCTGTGAGTATTGTATGGCCGCACATTCCACCATGGCGGATTTTTATTCCAATGTTCCCCGGGAAGTTACCGATGCCATTCGTGAGGATAAATCGATTGAGGATAAAAAACTAAGCGCCCTGGCCAGTATGACGAGAGAAATGCTCTTATCCCGTGGTCGCCCGGAATCGTCTGTGGTTGAAGATTTTCTTAACGCCGGATACAGTGAAAAACAACTGCTTGATATTGTGTTGGCGATTTCGGTAAAAACCCTGTCGAATTACACCAACCATCTTTTTAATACGCCGGTTGATAACGTTTTTAAAGCACGGGAGTATAAGGTTGTGCAGTTTGCCGCGCGTGTATTTAATTATTTAAAACACAAGTTGTAA
- a CDS encoding DUF547 domain-containing protein, with the protein MIKKIACILGGFLLFISTSFSAPQKNIWSFWNISNKNSFDTISHQTYQEFLNRYLFKGANGVNQVRYSKVTTKDRQALNQYIQKLTSLPIRSFNKQEQLAYWINLYNALTIQLILKHWPVESITRINISPGFFSFGPWDAPLATIEGQKITLNDIEHRILRPIWNTPLLHYTLNCASMSCPQLQAQVFTAKNSQELMRNAAREYVNSPYGVQVESNHLRLSKIYQWYQKDFGVNESQVLKHIAGFAKPELKKQLLNKQQSIAYYYNWNINGR; encoded by the coding sequence ATGATTAAAAAAATCGCCTGTATTCTTGGTGGCTTTCTATTATTCATCAGTACATCTTTTAGCGCGCCTCAGAAAAATATTTGGTCGTTCTGGAACATTTCCAATAAAAACAGTTTTGATACTATTTCCCACCAAACGTATCAGGAATTTTTAAATCGTTATTTATTTAAAGGGGCAAATGGCGTTAATCAAGTGCGTTACAGTAAGGTAACCACTAAAGACAGGCAGGCTTTGAATCAATACATCCAAAAGCTTACAAGTCTTCCCATAAGATCATTCAATAAACAAGAACAACTGGCCTACTGGATTAATTTGTATAACGCATTGACCATCCAGCTGATACTCAAACACTGGCCGGTTGAGAGCATTACCAGGATTAATATCTCCCCTGGATTTTTTAGTTTTGGCCCCTGGGATGCACCGCTCGCCACTATTGAAGGGCAAAAAATTACTTTAAATGATATTGAGCATCGAATCTTGCGGCCCATCTGGAATACACCCTTGTTGCATTACACGCTGAACTGCGCGTCTATGAGCTGTCCGCAATTGCAAGCTCAGGTGTTTACTGCCAAAAACAGTCAGGAACTGATGAGAAATGCGGCACGTGAATATGTAAACAGCCCTTATGGGGTTCAAGTCGAGTCGAACCACTTAAGGCTTTCAAAAATATATCAATGGTATCAAAAAGATTTTGGCGTCAATGAATCGCAGGTTTTAAAGCACATTGCCGGGTTTGCCAAACCCGAACTTAAAAAACAGCTTTTAAATAAACAGCAATCGATTGCTTACTATTACAACTGGAATATCAATGGCCGCTAG
- a CDS encoding dihydrolipoyl dehydrogenase family protein — translation MSNDNVFDLAVIGGGSGGLSLSAGTAQLGLKVALIEGHKMGGDCLNYGCVPSKALLAAAKSIYQARHQAPKFGVVAEFKSVDFTKVMQHVHSVIKTIEPHDSVERFESLGVKVFQEQGQFLDANTIKAGAHTIKAGKIVIATGSSPFVPAIKGIDSTKYLTNETIFDLSVLPEHLIVVGGGPIGCELAQAFAMLGSKVTIIEAMTILPKDDKDCVAVVRQSLQGMGIDILEDAQVNEVIQKDESTIDVKMTASSEDRTLTGSHLLMATGRRANVERLHLDKAGVSSTKTGIAVNARLQTSQKHIFAIGDVAGPYQFTHMASYQAGIVLRNIVFKIPAKASYEAVPWVTYTYPELAHVGKAESDISDRSDFIMTEWPFSRSDRAQTEDETNGKIKVLTDKKGKIAGVTIVGLHAGELILPWVMAVREGKSLRAFTDTIAPYPTLSEVSKQVAGEFYKPRLFSKKVLKLVSWLQKLWW, via the coding sequence ATGAGTAACGATAACGTGTTTGATTTAGCGGTTATTGGCGGTGGTTCTGGTGGATTAAGTTTGAGTGCGGGTACCGCCCAGCTGGGTCTTAAGGTTGCTTTGATTGAAGGCCATAAAATGGGTGGGGACTGTTTGAATTATGGTTGCGTGCCGTCAAAAGCCCTGTTGGCCGCAGCCAAGTCCATATACCAGGCTCGGCATCAGGCGCCAAAGTTTGGAGTGGTAGCCGAGTTTAAATCCGTAGACTTTACCAAAGTGATGCAACATGTCCACTCGGTTATCAAAACCATCGAACCGCATGACTCCGTCGAGCGCTTTGAATCTTTAGGGGTGAAGGTATTTCAGGAGCAAGGGCAATTTCTTGATGCAAACACGATTAAAGCGGGCGCGCATACCATCAAAGCCGGAAAAATTGTCATAGCGACTGGCTCCTCGCCGTTTGTTCCCGCTATTAAGGGCATTGATTCTACAAAATATCTGACTAATGAAACCATTTTTGATTTAAGCGTTCTGCCCGAACATTTAATCGTCGTTGGTGGCGGGCCCATTGGCTGCGAGCTGGCACAAGCCTTCGCCATGCTGGGCAGCAAAGTCACTATCATAGAGGCGATGACCATACTGCCTAAAGACGACAAGGATTGTGTGGCGGTTGTAAGACAATCGCTACAGGGTATGGGAATAGATATTCTGGAAGACGCGCAAGTTAATGAAGTGATACAAAAAGATGAATCCACCATCGATGTTAAAATGACGGCATCCTCAGAAGATAGAACTCTTACAGGCTCGCATCTTTTAATGGCCACCGGAAGGCGTGCGAACGTGGAACGCTTGCATCTTGACAAGGCCGGCGTCTCCTCCACAAAAACAGGTATTGCAGTCAATGCCAGATTACAGACCAGCCAAAAACATATTTTCGCCATAGGCGATGTCGCAGGCCCCTATCAATTTACCCATATGGCTTCCTATCAGGCAGGCATTGTGCTGCGCAATATCGTATTCAAGATCCCGGCCAAAGCGAGCTATGAGGCCGTTCCCTGGGTAACCTACACGTATCCGGAACTGGCTCATGTGGGAAAAGCCGAATCGGATATCAGTGATCGTTCGGATTTTATCATGACCGAATGGCCATTCAGTCGATCCGACAGAGCGCAAACGGAAGATGAAACCAATGGCAAAATCAAAGTGCTTACCGATAAAAAAGGCAAAATTGCGGGGGTGACCATTGTCGGGCTGCATGCCGGCGAACTTATTTTGCCCTGGGTCATGGCCGTTCGGGAAGGCAAAAGCCTGCGTGCATTTACCGATACCATCGCACCCTACCCAACTTTGAGTGAGGTCAGTAAACAAGTTGCCGGTGAGTTTTACAAACCCAGGCTGTTTTCCAAAAAGGTTCTCAAACTTGTTTCATGGTTACAAAAATTATGGTGGTAA
- a CDS encoding TetR/AcrR family transcriptional regulator, whose amino-acid sequence MTYKRDVQNQDAVNRCMLLFWEQGYFKTSIDDLVKASGLSRAAIYNQFGNKDAFFTAMLEQYEKEVTSQLTAPLQQKPGGIKAIHAFFDQFVVLSENGWLKNGCFYINAATDTPLYSPDIVEKIHTFIRSLTNLFRNALEIAQSAGDISQDLDIEDGCQFLVANLFGLLSLARATNDSNTLKAQVRLIKQFF is encoded by the coding sequence ATGACGTACAAAAGGGATGTGCAAAATCAGGATGCCGTCAATCGCTGCATGCTTTTGTTCTGGGAGCAAGGTTACTTTAAAACGTCTATCGATGATTTGGTGAAAGCCAGCGGCCTTAGCCGCGCGGCCATTTATAATCAATTTGGTAACAAAGACGCATTTTTTACAGCAATGCTGGAGCAGTATGAAAAAGAAGTTACCAGTCAGCTCACGGCTCCCTTACAGCAAAAACCCGGCGGAATAAAAGCCATCCATGCGTTTTTTGATCAGTTTGTCGTCTTAAGTGAGAATGGCTGGTTAAAAAACGGGTGTTTTTATATTAATGCCGCTACTGATACACCTCTGTATTCCCCGGATATCGTGGAAAAAATTCATACCTTTATCCGGAGCCTGACCAATTTGTTCCGTAATGCCCTGGAAATTGCTCAATCGGCAGGCGATATTTCCCAGGATCTGGATATTGAAGACGGCTGTCAGTTTTTGGTTGCCAACCTGTTCGGGTTGCTATCCCTGGCTCGTGCTACCAACGACAGCAATACTTTAAAAGCGCAGGTTCGCCTTATTAAGCAATTTTTTTAG
- a CDS encoding AI-2E family transporter, translating to MTFFAQYFYFIASMILTGYALVVSSSLLNPLLAAFILALALQPLARHFERVKIPRLLSSILCMVLLLFIILSIVIFFSFQIGNMDFALDSIKITYNGVSGKMQHLITDTLNINPEEQASLLKEFYTSALKNSASFINNTLSFTTGFLSSLVLLAISLIFMLYYRRFLVSFLFKVIRPEHHSTLKRIIKKIPLVVRHYVFGLSLIILIVATLNSIGLFILGINNAVIFGVMAAILTLIPYIGILIGSLLPMIFALLTKDSLWYPVGVLAVFMLVQFLEGNFLTPNIVGRQVSINPFAAILGLILGGTLLGLTGVLFALPVLAIFKAIFDEISTLKPIGYLIGNATNTE from the coding sequence ATGACTTTTTTTGCCCAGTATTTTTACTTTATCGCCAGCATGATTTTAACCGGATATGCGTTGGTGGTTTCCAGCAGCCTTTTAAATCCCTTATTGGCAGCTTTTATACTGGCTTTGGCACTGCAACCCCTGGCCAGGCATTTTGAAAGGGTAAAGATACCACGGCTGTTAAGCTCGATTCTTTGCATGGTTCTTTTGCTATTCATTATTTTGAGTATCGTCATTTTCTTCTCGTTCCAAATTGGAAATATGGACTTTGCACTGGATTCCATCAAAATCACATACAATGGCGTTTCTGGAAAAATGCAGCATTTAATTACGGATACATTGAACATCAATCCTGAAGAGCAGGCCTCTTTACTCAAGGAATTTTATACCTCAGCGTTAAAAAACAGTGCCTCTTTTATTAACAACACACTATCATTTACAACTGGTTTCTTAAGTTCGCTGGTGTTATTGGCGATCTCATTGATTTTTATGCTTTATTACCGCAGGTTTCTGGTCTCTTTTTTATTTAAGGTGATTCGTCCCGAGCATCATTCAACTTTAAAACGAATCATAAAGAAAATTCCGCTGGTGGTCAGGCATTATGTGTTTGGTTTATCTCTTATCATTCTAATTGTCGCTACCTTGAACTCGATTGGTCTCTTTATTTTGGGCATCAACAACGCGGTGATTTTTGGAGTCATGGCGGCCATTCTGACCCTCATTCCATACATCGGTATTTTGATAGGTTCTCTTCTGCCCATGATCTTTGCTTTGCTCACAAAAGATTCCTTATGGTATCCCGTCGGTGTTCTGGCTGTTTTTATGTTGGTGCAATTTCTTGAGGGTAATTTCCTTACACCGAATATTGTCGGCAGGCAGGTGAGCATAAACCCCTTTGCGGCCATTTTGGGATTGATTTTAGGCGGGACGTTACTCGGTTTGACCGGGGTTCTTTTCGCACTTCCGGTATTAGCTATCTTTAAAGCCATTTTTGATGAAATATCAACTTTAAAACCCATAGGTTATCTTATTGGCAATGCAACGAATACAGAATAA
- a CDS encoding DUF4168 domain-containing protein has protein sequence MKKIALFLSFITGFSFSLMATAATNNTVQQTPATNQSASNVSESDLNKFANAHKEVMQIQQKYQQQIQTNQDQKAAVQLQQKAYMEMSKAVENNGLTTQQYSQIAQQIQQSPQLQKKLQNMQ, from the coding sequence ATGAAAAAAATAGCGCTATTTTTATCTTTTATAACAGGATTTTCATTTTCATTAATGGCTACCGCCGCGACCAACAACACCGTGCAGCAAACGCCAGCGACCAATCAATCCGCTTCAAACGTTAGTGAGAGTGACTTGAACAAGTTTGCCAATGCCCATAAAGAAGTCATGCAAATTCAACAAAAATATCAACAACAAATACAAACCAATCAAGATCAGAAAGCTGCTGTACAGTTACAGCAAAAAGCCTATATGGAAATGAGTAAGGCGGTTGAAAACAATGGGTTAACAACTCAGCAATACAGCCAAATTGCACAACAAATACAACAGAGCCCTCAATTACAGAAAAAACTTCAAAATATGCAATAA
- a CDS encoding phosphotransferase family protein — MTFKQHWEKTDAQIQLPEKTIKAMLEIAFPQKTILSYQLISGGCANLNYKIDLENEEFPYILRIYLRDKNAAFREKNLASLLKNTVPVPLIYRVDDYDNYRFAVTRYMSGISLRDLLLGKEPYDLQTIMFDAGAMLAKIQNHRFLKAGFFNPELEIVKTPSQFDLMAFAKECMQHENTINLLKTDLLARADSCLSTFKDCFPDEKMCSLVHGDFDPANILVTRENGQWFVAGILDWEFSFSGSPLWDVANMLRYAHEMPAEFEDFFLKGLKTGYHLPPDWRISIHLLNLLSLLDCLVRSSLETTPNRCQDIHALIAHIITQLENGYD; from the coding sequence TTGACCTTCAAGCAACATTGGGAAAAAACGGACGCACAAATACAATTGCCGGAAAAAACCATCAAGGCAATGCTGGAGATTGCGTTTCCCCAAAAGACGATTTTGTCCTATCAATTGATTTCAGGTGGTTGTGCCAATCTTAACTACAAAATTGATCTTGAAAATGAAGAGTTTCCTTATATTTTGCGTATTTATCTACGCGATAAAAACGCCGCTTTCCGTGAAAAAAATCTGGCCTCCCTTTTAAAAAATACGGTTCCAGTTCCCCTGATTTATCGGGTTGATGATTATGATAATTATCGTTTTGCGGTCACCCGATATATGTCCGGAATCAGCTTGCGGGATTTGTTGTTGGGTAAGGAGCCTTATGATTTGCAAACCATCATGTTTGATGCCGGTGCAATGCTCGCTAAAATTCAAAACCACCGATTTTTAAAAGCCGGTTTTTTTAATCCTGAGCTGGAGATCGTGAAAACACCATCACAGTTTGACTTAATGGCATTTGCAAAAGAATGTATGCAGCATGAAAACACCATTAATCTACTCAAAACCGATTTGCTTGCACGAGCAGATTCCTGCTTATCCACGTTCAAAGATTGTTTCCCGGATGAAAAAATGTGTTCGTTGGTTCATGGCGATTTTGATCCGGCCAATATTCTGGTGACCAGGGAGAATGGTCAGTGGTTCGTCGCCGGTATTTTAGACTGGGAGTTTTCATTTTCAGGCTCCCCCCTTTGGGATGTTGCCAACATGTTGCGCTATGCGCATGAAATGCCTGCTGAATTTGAAGATTTTTTCCTCAAGGGTTTAAAAACAGGGTATCATTTACCGCCTGACTGGCGCATCAGTATTCATTTATTAAATCTGCTGTCATTATTGGATTGTCTCGTTAGAAGCTCGCTTGAGACTACCCCAAATCGTTGCCAGGATATTCACGCATTAATTGCTCATATTATTACTCAACTGGAAAACGGTTATGACTAG
- a CDS encoding ABC transporter ATP-binding protein, which produces MIRNNDKKKSSVLNLLFDYMRQHKSSAFFFVAFGLFWAFTLPYMSYLFGVIIDRIKTHGLESVSVYSLVLVPLCLYVTIHVLRSVGYYASGLFSLLSIPAYKSKMVKNLFTHLGKQSIDYFEEKKSGFLSNKVMNACIGLEPVIVNLFFTIFPQSLAILITGILLSTVIPYFGIVLWVWGIAIIIYTYQSAKVGQMKASTFADACSVFNGHIVDIITNIQSVVHNATFDQETKLLQHNMNDLIDKERLRNRHANKVMFLQHLAMNALVAFYLIGSIIGYESHLVSIGDVVFVMTAVTAIAGLTSSLGNCFLEFIYNIGLLQDGLNLLKHHPDVADRKDASSHKISKGNIEIKAITFSYPSHSPVFKNFSLSIPARQKIGIVGSSGAGKTTLMKLIMRLYDVNEGCIEIDGINLAGFTKDSLRSQIAIVPQHLNLFHRSIYENIAYGCGHVSKEKVIAAAQKAKCHDFITSLKFQYDTVIGEQGVKLSGGQRQRIAIARAILKNAPVLLFDEATSALDSATEQAIQEALETLLQDKTALIIAHRLSTLKAMDKIIVLENGLVVESGTHNELLAIKGAYYNYWTHQSSGFIK; this is translated from the coding sequence ATGATCCGCAACAACGATAAAAAAAAATCAAGTGTCCTGAATTTATTATTTGATTATATGCGTCAACACAAAAGCAGCGCCTTCTTTTTTGTTGCATTTGGACTATTTTGGGCATTTACATTGCCCTATATGTCCTATTTGTTTGGCGTAATTATCGACAGAATCAAAACACATGGTCTTGAATCCGTTTCTGTATATTCATTAGTTCTTGTCCCATTATGCTTATATGTAACCATCCACGTCTTGCGAAGCGTCGGCTATTATGCCAGCGGCTTATTTTCGCTGCTGAGTATTCCCGCCTATAAATCCAAGATGGTAAAAAATTTGTTCACTCATCTAGGTAAACAATCTATCGATTATTTTGAGGAAAAAAAATCGGGATTTTTATCCAATAAAGTGATGAATGCCTGCATAGGACTAGAGCCGGTCATCGTTAATTTGTTTTTCACGATTTTCCCCCAATCCCTGGCGATTTTGATCACAGGCATTTTATTGTCTACCGTTATCCCGTATTTCGGTATTGTACTTTGGGTTTGGGGAATAGCCATTATCATTTATACCTATCAATCGGCCAAGGTGGGTCAAATGAAAGCGTCTACCTTTGCTGATGCCTGCAGTGTTTTTAATGGCCATATTGTAGACATTATTACGAATATTCAATCTGTTGTTCATAATGCTACGTTTGACCAGGAGACAAAATTACTCCAACACAATATGAATGACTTGATTGACAAAGAACGCCTTCGTAATCGCCATGCCAATAAAGTCATGTTTTTGCAGCATCTGGCAATGAACGCACTCGTTGCATTTTATCTTATCGGTTCCATTATCGGCTACGAAAGCCATCTGGTGAGTATTGGTGACGTGGTATTCGTCATGACGGCGGTAACCGCCATTGCCGGTTTAACCAGCAGTCTTGGCAATTGTTTTTTAGAGTTCATTTATAACATTGGTTTATTACAGGACGGGTTAAACTTATTGAAGCATCACCCCGATGTAGCCGACAGGAAAGACGCCTCCAGCCATAAAATATCCAAAGGGAATATTGAAATCAAAGCCATCACGTTCTCTTACCCTTCCCATTCGCCGGTTTTTAAAAATTTTAGTTTATCCATTCCCGCTAGACAAAAGATTGGGATTGTTGGAAGTTCCGGAGCCGGGAAAACAACATTAATGAAGCTCATTATGAGATTATATGATGTCAATGAAGGATGTATTGAGATAGACGGTATCAATCTTGCCGGCTTTACCAAGGATTCACTACGTAGCCAGATTGCTATTGTTCCACAGCATTTAAACTTATTTCATCGCAGCATTTATGAAAACATTGCTTATGGTTGCGGGCATGTTAGTAAAGAGAAAGTTATTGCTGCCGCACAAAAAGCCAAGTGCCATGATTTTATTACCTCACTGAAGTTCCAATACGACACCGTCATCGGTGAGCAGGGGGTAAAATTATCAGGCGGTCAGCGACAACGCATTGCCATTGCCCGTGCAATTTTAAAAAACGCCCCTGTCTTGTTGTTTGATGAAGCAACCTCCGCATTGGATTCCGCAACGGAACAAGCAATCCAGGAGGCATTGGAAACATTACTGCAAGATAAAACTGCACTCATTATTGCCCATCGCTTATCTACTTTAAAAGCGATGGATAAAATCATCGTGCTTGAGAATGGCCTTGTTGTAGAATCAGGAACCCATAATGAATTGCTGGCAATCAAAGGCGCTTATTATAATTACTGGACGCATCAGTCCAGTGGATTCATTAAATAG
- a CDS encoding aspartate/glutamate racemase family protein — protein MNKFANTLGLLALTAPGAASCYQYLMSQALEMSQQSHNPEIIMYQPDAYDFMEDVKTQNWPSLVQHLLDALGHLKNLGADIIGIPVNTIHLVIDDVIKASPVRIINLLDVVVDFLKKSNYRQPLIIGTYPTMTQLYPPVMKSHGFHPVQLEDTMMKNIDAEIHGRLVPMKNIHHAKNSILSMVKPYVKNSDVIIKACTELHLVFDSYFENKPCIDTTELLAQALLKDL, from the coding sequence ATGAATAAATTTGCAAATACACTAGGCTTATTGGCGTTAACAGCACCGGGAGCCGCTTCCTGCTATCAATATCTGATGTCCCAGGCACTGGAAATGAGTCAACAATCCCACAATCCGGAAATAATAATGTATCAACCTGATGCCTATGACTTTATGGAAGATGTTAAAACCCAAAATTGGCCATCATTAGTCCAGCATCTGCTTGACGCATTAGGACATTTAAAAAATCTTGGTGCTGATATCATAGGAATTCCTGTTAATACGATTCACCTGGTGATAGATGACGTGATCAAGGCAAGCCCTGTCAGAATTATTAATCTATTGGATGTGGTTGTGGATTTCTTAAAAAAATCGAACTATCGGCAACCATTGATCATTGGAACCTACCCTACAATGACGCAACTGTATCCACCGGTTATGAAATCTCATGGATTTCATCCTGTTCAGCTGGAAGACACCATGATGAAGAATATTGATGCAGAAATTCATGGCCGTTTAGTTCCCATGAAAAATATTCACCATGCTAAAAACTCAATATTGTCAATGGTTAAACCTTATGTAAAAAATAGTGATGTCATTATTAAAGCCTGTACAGAATTACATCTGGTCTTTGACAGTTACTTTGAAAACAAGCCCTGTATTGACACTACTGAGCTATTAGCACAAGCACTGCTAAAAGACTTGTAA